One genomic segment of Methanothermococcus okinawensis IH1 includes these proteins:
- a CDS encoding methanogenesis marker 12 protein, with translation MITVGIDHGTSGIKVCIRNSNSNNSNNKNTFFTMTRTELKNKSFLEELKNYVMLSDIDLISVCYSMGDGINKILPIDKVKNRGVINIEGVGEKIGGGTKVYDEIKNSGIPAIVIPGLHKNTECMDERFRALYSHVASPEKISISYTAYKTFGFNDFILSDISSNTVSLLIKDKKIFGGFDACIGAIGILHGPIDLKMIRDIDSHKITANEAFSTAGAIKIVKDKYKGVEDTKKEILKNYKTDERCRLAIDSLILSVAMEINSLMFLNKDKNIILAGSVATTKEYGVPEKLKEYLDGNIYVLDGESGALGGALIAEDILKGERNILGIKVDY, from the coding sequence ATGATTACAGTTGGAATAGACCATGGAACATCGGGTATAAAAGTATGTATAAGAAATAGCAATAGTAATAATAGTAATAATAAAAATACATTTTTCACCATGACACGAACAGAATTAAAAAATAAATCTTTTTTAGAGGAATTAAAAAATTATGTAATGTTAAGTGATATAGACCTTATTTCAGTATGTTATTCAATGGGAGATGGCATAAATAAGATACTTCCAATAGATAAGGTAAAAAATAGAGGAGTAATAAACATAGAAGGAGTTGGGGAAAAGATAGGCGGGGGAACAAAGGTATATGATGAGATAAAAAACTCGGGAATTCCTGCAATAGTTATACCTGGACTTCATAAAAACACGGAATGTATGGATGAAAGATTCAGAGCTCTATACTCTCATGTGGCATCACCCGAAAAAATATCCATATCTTATACTGCATATAAAACATTTGGATTTAATGATTTTATATTATCGGATATTTCTTCAAATACTGTGAGCCTATTAATAAAGGATAAAAAGATTTTTGGAGGATTTGACGCCTGTATTGGTGCCATAGGCATATTACACGGTCCAATAGACCTAAAAATGATAAGAGACATTGATAGTCATAAAATTACGGCAAATGAAGCATTTTCAACTGCTGGAGCCATAAAAATAGTTAAAGATAAATATAAAGGTGTTGAAGATACAAAGAAAGAAATTTTAAAAAACTATAAAACTGATGAAAGATGCCGTCTTGCAATAGATTCTCTTATTTTAAGTGTAGCAATGGAAATAAATTCCTTAATGTTCTTAAATAAAGATAAAAACATAATTTTAGCTGGTTCTGTTGCTACTACGAAAGAATATGGAGTTCCAGAAAAATTAAAGGAATATCTAGATGGGAATATATATGTTTTAGATGGTGAAAGTGGAGCTCTTGGGGGAGCTCTGATAGCCGAGGATATATTGAAGGGTGAGAGAAATATTTTAGGAATAAAGGTGGATTATTAA
- a CDS encoding pyridoxal phosphate-dependent aminotransferase, which produces MRTNIIHEGATELTYEIREIVEIAKKVEGYGLNITWENIGDPIIKGEKVPNWIKEIIAETVMKDDSYIYCPTKGLLETREFLAEENNKKNGAQITADDIIFFNGLGDAITKIYGLLKKESRVIGPSPAYPTHSSAEGLHARCNPLMYKMDENDNWHPDMDDLRNRVKYNPEVSGILVINPGNPTGAVYSKKVLDEIVDIANEYDLFILCDEIYHNLVYNGKKHTYLSEVIDDICGISLKGISKELPWPGARCGWMETYNADKDPVFKKYVEGICKFKMIEVCSTTLPQKVIPEIMSNPKFYKYLDERRNYYERASNFAYNKLKPIDGLIVNKTNGAFYMGVVFDEEYLNNNQKLKIENPELRKYVDEISNGKPHDMKFVYNLLASSGLCIVPMSSFNSELNGFRTTLLERDENKLKWTYEILAEKIEEYLNSSN; this is translated from the coding sequence ATGAGAACAAATATCATACACGAAGGAGCAACAGAGCTCACCTATGAGATAAGGGAGATTGTCGAAATTGCAAAAAAAGTAGAAGGTTATGGACTAAATATCACATGGGAAAACATAGGAGACCCAATTATAAAGGGAGAAAAAGTCCCTAACTGGATAAAAGAAATAATTGCAGAAACAGTTATGAAGGACGATTCATACATATACTGCCCAACAAAGGGACTTTTAGAAACAAGGGAATTTCTTGCAGAAGAGAACAACAAAAAAAACGGAGCTCAGATAACAGCAGATGATATAATATTTTTCAATGGGCTTGGGGATGCAATAACAAAAATATACGGGTTATTAAAAAAGGAATCAAGGGTAATTGGACCTTCACCAGCATATCCAACTCACTCATCAGCAGAGGGATTGCACGCAAGATGTAATCCCCTTATGTATAAGATGGATGAAAATGACAATTGGCATCCTGATATGGATGATTTAAGAAATAGGGTAAAATATAATCCCGAAGTGTCTGGAATACTTGTGATAAATCCTGGAAATCCAACTGGTGCAGTTTATTCAAAAAAGGTATTGGATGAGATTGTAGATATTGCAAATGAATATGATTTATTTATATTATGCGATGAAATATACCACAATTTAGTTTATAACGGCAAAAAACATACCTATTTATCGGAAGTTATAGATGATATATGCGGAATATCATTAAAAGGTATATCAAAGGAGCTCCCTTGGCCTGGTGCAAGATGTGGATGGATGGAAACCTATAATGCAGACAAAGACCCAGTATTTAAAAAATATGTCGAGGGCATCTGTAAATTTAAGATGATTGAGGTATGCTCCACAACACTACCCCAAAAAGTCATACCTGAAATTATGAGCAATCCAAAATTCTACAAATATTTGGACGAAAGGAGAAATTACTATGAAAGAGCTTCAAATTTTGCATACAACAAATTAAAACCTATTGATGGGCTCATAGTAAATAAAACAAACGGTGCTTTCTATATGGGAGTAGTATTTGACGAAGAATATTTAAACAATAATCAAAAATTAAAAATAGAAAACCCTGAGCTCAGAAAATATGTCGATGAAATATCAAATGGAAAACCTCATGATATGAAATTTGTTTATAATTTACTTGCATCATCTGGTTTATGTATTGTTCCGATGTCATCCTTTAACTCTGAATTAAACGGATTCAGAACAACACTTCTTGAAAGGGATGAAAATAAATTAAAATGGACTTATGAAATCCTTGCAGAGAAAATAGAAGAATATTTAAATAGCAGTAATTAA
- a CDS encoding bifunctional fructose-bisphosphatase/inositol-phosphate phosphatase: MNWDELGLKIAKEIEKEVMPYFGKKEGAKIIGYSPSGDTTELIDRMSEDIVLKHLKPLNINIVSEEIGTINNNSEWTAIIDPIDGSFNFTTGFPCFGFCFAIFKNNKPYYGLTYEFLTKNIYEAYVGKGAFLNGEKIKVKKYIEKEAVISYYSNKNLNLIGKVRRARIMGAFGVEMAYVAKGALDAVFDIRPYVRTTDFASSYIICKEAGAIITDEKGHEFKFNLNTTDRYNMIVANDKKLLNIILEEIKINR, encoded by the coding sequence ATGAACTGGGATGAGCTCGGATTGAAAATAGCAAAAGAGATTGAAAAAGAAGTAATGCCATATTTCGGCAAAAAAGAAGGGGCTAAAATTATTGGATATTCTCCAAGTGGGGATACCACTGAATTAATAGATAGAATGAGTGAAGATATTGTTTTAAAACATTTAAAACCATTAAACATCAATATAGTAAGTGAGGAAATAGGAACTATAAATAACAATAGTGAATGGACTGCTATAATTGACCCTATTGATGGCTCATTTAATTTTACAACAGGTTTTCCATGTTTTGGCTTTTGCTTTGCAATATTTAAAAATAACAAGCCATACTATGGTTTAACCTACGAGTTCCTAACAAAAAATATTTATGAAGCTTATGTGGGGAAGGGAGCATTTTTAAATGGGGAAAAAATTAAAGTAAAGAAATATATCGAAAAAGAAGCAGTGATAAGTTATTATTCAAATAAAAATCTAAATTTAATTGGAAAGGTTAGGCGTGCAAGGATTATGGGAGCGTTTGGCGTTGAGATGGCATATGTTGCAAAGGGAGCTCTGGATGCTGTATTTGATATTAGACCCTATGTCAGAACAACCGATTTTGCATCTTCCTATATTATATGTAAGGAAGCAGGAGCTATAATTACCGATGAGAAGGGACATGAATTTAAATTTAATTTAAATACAACGGATAGGTACAATATGATTGTTGCCAATGATAAAAAATTGTTGAATATAATTTTAGAGGAGATAAAAATAAATAGATAA
- the smc gene encoding chromosome segregation protein SMC, producing MVHLSEIHLKNFKSFKNAKLKIPSGFTAILGPNGSGKSNIIDGICFVLGKTSAKSLRAGKFNELITYHKNKRADYAEVILFFDNKDRKIPIDSDKIGISRKVKLKGDNNYYMIWYEKKEKENEKGIEKRKKMKKSQIIDIFNRISLSGEGLNIILQGDLIRLIEMSPKERRKLIDEICGISEYDEKKEKSQRELEKAREYIEKIDIRINEVRANLEKLKKEKNDAEQYLKLNEELKTTKYILTSKKVELLKVVMEDTEKNINALKELKEKFQSNIYNINDEIINLKNKLENIINELNEKGNEEVMELHKSIKELELNIENDKKQLNHSLDDLKNSKSQLEAKKMELNETRLKIENIRKETMEKEKEIKSIKETIKNLEDERNSLKSSVERSETHINILKQQERKLSERLNEYQKELHKLRTELNNIVGEINKKSFDLKQNNETIEKLKEELNLINKCAEDTKTLYKELEDVVVELEFSKKQLQKYEGEKKELQNKRDKLYSEYAKENAKIKALKEMENFNVNSTIKSILDAKLPGVVDIVGNLGKTKNEYKTAIEIAGGGRLNHIVVKRMDDGARAIEYLKRNKLGRATFLPMDRIKGYEPKHINENGVIGRAVDLVEFNEEYRNIFNYVFGNTIVVKDLETAKNLSKKYKVRFVSLEGDVMEASGAMVGGSIRRSSNIKVEIDTSKLEKLANELKEIENKLNGADGINNKIDEITKNINLYSAKKMELKNKLQLIKENENRKIDIIKNNNKKIKEIELANKKLMDELEELNDSKEELEYKIKNLEDKIDETISTRERVLKELKSYEDSTLIKRIREVEAEIESLIRKSDELENDTKRNAVLIKEVLIPKMAETSEKIKELNEKIGMFQKNIEFYKNNIEKNVQILLDKKDRYKDLTKDLKELTEKKAMYQKQMEALNNNKKELIEKIEGIDKEINTLLIDKAKYETRLEEEEKKLYLCEKIEDVSNGIFNKISAMEISELEKYIIKLENSIKKLEPINMRAIEDYEYIEERYKELFDKRKEYEEDEKKYLQLIEEVEKRKKEVFMEVYEKVAKNYEEIYKNIGGTGKLSLENPENPFEGGLLIDASPKNKSLQSLDVMSGGEKSLTALAFLFAIQKLTPAPFYVLDEVDAALDTKNATLIGDMIKNASKESQFIVISHREQMIAKADTLYGVYMEDGLSKIVGIKL from the coding sequence ATGGTGCATTTATCCGAGATTCATTTAAAAAATTTCAAATCATTTAAAAACGCCAAATTAAAAATACCATCTGGATTCACTGCCATACTTGGTCCAAATGGTTCAGGAAAATCAAATATTATAGACGGTATATGTTTTGTTCTTGGAAAAACCTCCGCAAAATCATTAAGGGCTGGAAAATTTAATGAATTAATCACATACCACAAGAATAAAAGAGCGGATTATGCCGAAGTGATATTATTTTTTGATAATAAAGACAGAAAAATTCCCATAGATTCTGACAAGATAGGTATATCTAGAAAGGTAAAATTAAAGGGGGATAATAATTATTATATGATATGGTACGAGAAAAAAGAGAAAGAAAATGAAAAAGGAATAGAAAAACGAAAGAAAATGAAAAAATCCCAAATAATAGATATATTCAATAGAATTTCATTAAGTGGAGAGGGATTAAATATTATACTTCAAGGAGACCTTATAAGATTAATTGAGATGTCTCCAAAGGAAAGAAGGAAGTTAATCGATGAAATATGCGGAATTTCAGAATATGATGAGAAAAAAGAAAAATCACAACGAGAGCTGGAAAAAGCCAGGGAATATATCGAAAAAATAGATATAAGAATAAACGAAGTAAGAGCAAATCTTGAAAAACTTAAAAAAGAAAAGAATGATGCAGAACAGTATCTAAAACTAAATGAAGAATTAAAAACCACAAAATATATACTCACTTCAAAAAAGGTAGAGCTCCTAAAAGTAGTGATGGAAGATACCGAAAAAAATATTAATGCCTTGAAAGAATTAAAGGAAAAATTTCAGAGTAATATTTACAATATAAACGACGAGATAATTAATTTAAAAAATAAACTTGAAAATATCATAAATGAATTAAATGAGAAAGGAAATGAAGAAGTGATGGAGCTCCACAAATCCATAAAAGAACTTGAATTAAATATTGAAAATGATAAAAAGCAGTTAAACCATAGTTTGGATGATTTAAAAAATTCAAAATCCCAATTAGAAGCTAAAAAAATGGAATTAAATGAAACTCGGCTAAAAATAGAAAATATAAGAAAAGAAACGATGGAAAAGGAAAAAGAAATAAAATCCATTAAAGAAACTATAAAAAATTTAGAGGATGAAAGGAACTCCTTAAAATCATCTGTGGAGAGAAGTGAGACCCATATAAATATACTAAAACAGCAAGAGAGAAAACTTTCTGAGCGGTTAAATGAATATCAAAAGGAACTGCATAAATTAAGAACTGAATTAAACAATATAGTCGGTGAGATAAATAAAAAATCCTTTGATTTAAAACAAAATAATGAAACTATTGAAAAATTAAAAGAAGAACTTAATTTAATAAATAAATGTGCCGAAGATACAAAAACACTTTATAAAGAACTTGAAGATGTTGTTGTGGAATTGGAATTTTCAAAAAAACAACTGCAAAAATATGAGGGAGAGAAAAAGGAGCTCCAAAATAAAAGGGATAAATTATACTCAGAATATGCCAAAGAAAATGCAAAAATTAAGGCATTAAAAGAGATGGAAAATTTCAATGTAAATAGCACCATAAAAAGTATATTGGATGCTAAGCTTCCCGGTGTTGTGGATATCGTTGGAAATTTGGGAAAAACAAAAAATGAGTATAAAACAGCAATTGAAATTGCAGGAGGGGGGCGATTAAACCATATTGTAGTTAAGAGGATGGATGACGGAGCTCGGGCGATAGAATATCTAAAAAGAAATAAGCTTGGAAGGGCTACATTTTTACCTATGGATAGAATAAAGGGATATGAACCTAAACATATAAACGAAAACGGCGTAATTGGAAGGGCTGTTGATTTAGTGGAATTTAATGAGGAATATAGAAATATATTCAATTATGTATTTGGAAATACCATTGTTGTAAAGGATTTGGAAACTGCCAAGAATCTTTCAAAAAAGTATAAAGTTAGGTTTGTATCTCTTGAAGGGGATGTTATGGAGGCTTCTGGTGCTATGGTGGGAGGAAGTATAAGGCGGTCTTCAAATATAAAGGTTGAAATAGACACTTCGAAACTTGAAAAACTTGCAAATGAGTTAAAAGAAATAGAAAATAAATTAAATGGTGCTGATGGAATAAATAACAAAATTGATGAAATTACTAAAAATATAAATCTATATTCAGCTAAAAAAATGGAACTAAAAAATAAATTACAACTTATAAAAGAAAATGAAAACAGAAAAATAGATATTATTAAAAATAATAATAAAAAAATAAAAGAAATTGAGCTTGCAAATAAAAAACTTATGGATGAACTGGAAGAATTGAATGATTCAAAAGAGGAATTAGAATATAAAATAAAAAATCTTGAAGATAAAATCGATGAAACAATATCCACAAGAGAAAGGGTATTAAAGGAATTAAAATCATACGAGGATTCCACACTTATAAAAAGGATTAGGGAGGTGGAGGCAGAGATAGAATCACTTATCAGAAAGAGCGATGAATTGGAAAATGACACAAAACGAAATGCCGTTCTTATAAAAGAAGTTCTTATTCCTAAAATGGCGGAAACCAGTGAAAAAATAAAAGAATTAAATGAAAAAATAGGAATGTTCCAAAAAAATATAGAATTTTACAAAAATAACATTGAAAAAAATGTGCAAATATTACTGGATAAAAAAGATAGATATAAAGATCTCACCAAAGATTTAAAGGAGCTCACCGAGAAAAAGGCAATGTATCAAAAGCAGATGGAAGCATTAAATAATAACAAAAAAGAGCTTATCGAAAAGATTGAAGGTATTGATAAAGAAATAAATACGCTATTGATAGATAAGGCAAAATATGAAACTCGATTGGAGGAAGAAGAGAAAAAACTTTATTTATGTGAAAAAATTGAGGATGTATCTAATGGAATATTTAATAAAATAAGTGCCATGGAAATATCAGAGCTCGAAAAATATATTATAAAACTTGAAAATAGTATAAAAAAACTTGAACCAATAAATATGAGGGCTATTGAAGATTACGAATACATTGAAGAAAGATACAAGGAACTATTCGATAAGAGAAAAGAATATGAAGAAGATGAGAAAAAATACCTTCAATTAATAGAAGAGGTAGAGAAAAGGAAAAAAGAGGTATTTATGGAAGTATATGAAAAAGTTGCTAAAAATTACGAAGAGATATATAAAAATATTGGGGGAACTGGAAAACTGAGTTTAGAAAATCCTGAAAATCCATTTGAAGGAGGGCTTTTAATAGATGCTTCGCCTAAAAATAAAAGTCTTCAAAGCTTAGATGTGATGAGCGGTGGAGAAAAATCACTTACAGCTTTGGCATTTTTATTTGCCATACAGAAACTAACACCTGCACCATTTTATGTGCTTGATGAGGTTGATGCTGCACTGGACACAAAAAATGCAACTTTAATAGGAGATATGATTAAAAATGCATCAAAAGAATCTCAATTTATAGTGATATCCCATAGGGAGCAAATGATAGCTAAGGCTGATACACTTTATGGGGTTTATATGGAGGATGGTTTAAGCAAAATCGTTGGTATTAAATTATGA
- a CDS encoding radical SAM protein: MDIEELERNLFKNIKNLPVGCQYCIRGEKLVLFITGLCGENCFYCPVSENRKEKDIIYANERKINSVEEAINEAHLCGSKGVGITGGNPLLKIERTCEYIGALKNEFNSNFHTHLYTTPTHLDEDKLKMLKNAGLDEIRLHPTKFFNIYGKKDFDSEDFKTYMDDFLNKLKLCMKYIKDVGVEIPVIPNMEEEIIYLAEELNRIGVKFLNINELEYSETNYNNLKHRGFKEKNDYASEILGSEETAKKVIDYFKEKKKVETEKDESNTINKFNLIIHYCPSALKDGIQMKNRLINRAKNTAKDYDIITNEGLILRGIISFNDLENIKDIIDILDYNELPYEVVNNNIYLNPYVLEDLIDELKNMDYNINFSAYISERYPTSDGLEVERTPLIVKKRSLKSIRRRKNKKIKIEGKINLK, encoded by the coding sequence ATGGATATTGAAGAATTGGAGAGAAATTTATTTAAAAATATTAAAAATCTTCCAGTAGGATGCCAATACTGTATAAGAGGAGAAAAACTCGTTTTATTCATCACTGGATTATGTGGAGAAAACTGCTTTTACTGTCCAGTTTCAGAAAATAGAAAAGAAAAAGACATTATTTATGCAAATGAAAGGAAAATAAACTCAGTTGAAGAAGCCATAAATGAAGCTCACCTTTGCGGAAGTAAAGGCGTTGGTATTACGGGAGGCAATCCACTATTAAAAATAGAAAGAACCTGCGAGTATATCGGAGCTCTGAAAAATGAATTTAATTCAAACTTCCATACTCACCTATATACGACACCAACCCACTTAGACGAGGATAAATTAAAAATGCTTAAAAATGCAGGATTGGATGAAATAAGGCTACATCCTACAAAATTCTTTAATATATATGGCAAAAAGGACTTTGATAGTGAGGATTTTAAAACCTATATGGATGATTTTTTAAATAAATTAAAATTATGTATGAAGTATATAAAAGATGTAGGCGTGGAAATTCCAGTAATACCTAATATGGAAGAAGAAATTATTTATTTAGCGGAAGAATTAAACAGAATAGGTGTAAAATTCTTAAATATTAACGAGTTAGAATATTCTGAAACTAACTATAACAATTTAAAACATAGGGGATTTAAAGAAAAAAACGACTACGCTTCAGAAATTTTAGGAAGTGAAGAAACCGCTAAAAAGGTAATTGATTATTTTAAAGAAAAAAAGAAAGTAGAAACAGAAAAAGATGAAAGTAATACTATTAATAAATTTAATCTTATCATCCATTACTGCCCTTCTGCTTTAAAAGACGGCATACAAATGAAAAATCGGCTTATAAATAGAGCTAAAAACACAGCAAAGGATTACGACATAATTACCAACGAAGGACTTATATTGAGGGGAATAATATCTTTTAATGATTTAGAGAATATTAAGGATATAATCGATATATTAGATTATAACGAGCTCCCCTATGAAGTGGTAAATAACAATATATATTTAAATCCTTATGTTTTGGAAGATTTAATTGATGAATTAAAAAATATGGATTATAATATAAATTTCAGTGCCTATATTTCCGAGAGATATCCAACAAGCGATGGACTGGAAGTAGAAAGAACGCCGTTAATTGTTAAAAAAAGAAGTTTAAAAAGCATAAGAAGAAGAAAAAATAAAAAAATAAAAATAGAAGGAAAAATAAATTTAAAATAA